One window of the Rhizorhabdus dicambivorans genome contains the following:
- a CDS encoding DUF6915 family protein, producing MGHCYHHAVSSMRQWGGEPDDYLALHQWFDESKSITADFRHRALRHHAEGIFMLERFFGATITVSSGRVVPVRLIGERHVIEDLGFIPSFADWVRCIRPEPWMGRAQPIHKLVDPFASGNPAPPPVVALVAGGRS from the coding sequence ATGGGACATTGTTATCACCACGCGGTCTCGAGCATGCGCCAATGGGGCGGCGAACCGGATGACTACCTCGCGCTCCATCAGTGGTTCGACGAGTCCAAGTCGATCACTGCTGATTTCCGCCACCGGGCGTTGCGCCACCATGCCGAGGGCATCTTCATGCTCGAACGCTTCTTCGGAGCGACGATCACGGTGTCGTCGGGGCGCGTGGTTCCGGTGCGGCTGATCGGCGAACGCCATGTGATCGAGGACCTGGGCTTTATCCCGAGCTTTGCCGACTGGGTACGCTGCATTCGTCCCGAACCCTGGATGGGCCGCGCACAGCCGATCCACAAGCTGGTCGATCCGTTTGCATCGGGCAATCCTGCACCGCCGCCGGTCGTGGCGCTTGTTGCGGGAGGCCGGTCATGA
- a CDS encoding DUF5983 family protein, translated as MTIAYPLRLFFDCSTAHLSPQARIYVDRTDVVASPTPYGWFVWASEEPGNDVPPDLIAIMTYARSLGAEYICFDCDADEIDGFPTFDWG; from the coding sequence ATGACCATCGCCTATCCGCTGCGCTTGTTCTTCGACTGTTCGACGGCGCACCTTTCGCCCCAAGCACGCATCTATGTCGACCGGACGGACGTGGTCGCGTCACCAACGCCCTATGGCTGGTTCGTCTGGGCCAGCGAAGAACCCGGCAACGATGTGCCCCCCGACCTCATAGCGATCATGACTTACGCGCGATCGCTCGGTGCAGAGTATATCTGCTTCGACTGCGATGCGGACGAGATCGACGGCTTTCCCACCTTTGACTGGGGTTAG
- a CDS encoding strawberry notch family protein, with amino-acid sequence MTNSPLAGASTRPLASARPEQTARFIVVAAQDLLGHLAAGRRIEAPAIRTAMQSAFGASDASGAWGWKTAYEAVEVAQLLFLRRYGPAIHARTADPFERLKLVERIARLAPTQTRRSEEMAQYQQFSTPLGLAWVAGLAADFQPGELVLEPSAGTGLLAVQAELGSTRLVLNEVANVRLALLKAIFDDANIADHDAAQIHDRLEPSLVPSCIVMNPPFSAALGVDTRVADAAFRHIASALTRLAEGGRLVAITGSNCAPDHAAWRDSFVRLQEKARVVFTAPIAGSIYASHGTTFETRLTVIDKVPADDPAVFPPARSLAPDLQSLLEMLAHDLPPRAPVKAAPPAPSVARPVGSTQHMSPVRTKLAAVQMVEPTGVALDYEIVDWAATSDGRLTDTLYEPYALQSIRIAGAQPHPTRLVQSAAMASVAPPNPSYRPHLPEGLVEQGLLSDAQLESVIYAGEAHSAHLAGNWTVDPTWDKVEAAPDDCDTAVRFRKGWFLGDGTGAGKGRQVAGVLLDNWLKGRRRAVWISKSDKLLEDAQRDWRALGQEPLLIQPLARFRQGTPIRLEQGILFTTYATLRSDARENRVSRVQQIVDWLGTDFDGVIVFDESHAMQNAGGGKSDRGDFAPSQQGRAGLRLQHALPDARVLYVSATGATTVENLAYAQRLGLWGGADFPFDKRTDFVAAIEAGGVAAMEVLARDLKALGLYAARSLSYEGVEYELIEHQLTPDQVRIYDAYAGAFQIIHNNLDAALEASGVTNSSEGTLNRQAKSAARSAFESAKQRFFNHLITAMKTPTLIAAIEQGIADGHAAVVQIVSTGEALLSRRLAEIDPGEWNDISCDVTPREYVLDYLLHSFPTQLHETYSDGDGNLASRPAYDGDGNAIQCREAIERRDRLIEKLASMEPVQGALDQIVQRFGTDMVAEVTGRSRRIVRKVDTNGERFVVENRPGHANLAEAQAFMEDKKPILVFSDAGGTGRSYHADLGARNQRLRHHYLLEAGWKADTAIQGLGRTNRTNQAQPPLFRPVATNVQAEKRFLSTIARRLDTLGAITRGQRQTGGQGLFRPEDNLESPYAHAALRQFYRLIYAGKVEQCSLATFETMTGLSLTDGSGCLKDELPPITTFLNRLLALTIAMQNVLFTVFEQLLSAKVESAITSGSYDVGLETLTADSFTVTGSAPIYVHPATGAETRLLTIAMRERNQPLTLDRVLDLRREPGARLLVNSRSKRAAVQLPARSVMLDDGEVERRVRLIRPMERLNFALSHLPETAWEEVDERTFSSTWQAEVAQVEEFTTSELHIVTGLLLPIWKRLPEESTRVYRLQTDDGISIVGRRVSPAWASGATSKRDAPELSAPQALALLREGQTVLDLTDGLQLRRSRLMQVNRIELTGFTSTAVDRLKAKGLFSEIISWKLRLFVPDDTVAGCQVLERLFDRHPLTRILDRKAA; translated from the coding sequence ATGACCAACTCGCCACTGGCGGGCGCTTCCACGCGCCCGCTTGCTTCTGCTCGTCCGGAGCAGACTGCCCGTTTCATCGTCGTAGCCGCCCAGGATCTGCTCGGGCATCTTGCCGCCGGTCGCCGGATCGAGGCACCTGCCATTCGCACCGCCATGCAATCGGCATTTGGCGCCAGCGATGCCAGCGGCGCTTGGGGCTGGAAGACCGCATACGAAGCGGTCGAGGTCGCCCAGCTGCTCTTCCTGCGCCGCTATGGCCCGGCCATCCATGCCAGGACTGCCGACCCGTTCGAACGGCTCAAACTCGTCGAACGGATTGCCCGACTTGCGCCCACCCAGACCCGGCGCAGCGAAGAGATGGCGCAATATCAGCAATTTTCGACCCCGCTTGGTCTGGCCTGGGTCGCGGGCTTGGCCGCTGACTTTCAGCCCGGCGAACTGGTGCTCGAACCCTCAGCGGGGACAGGACTGCTCGCCGTCCAGGCCGAGCTTGGCAGCACACGGCTTGTCCTCAACGAGGTCGCCAACGTGCGGCTCGCACTGCTCAAGGCCATATTCGACGACGCAAACATCGCGGACCACGATGCGGCGCAGATTCACGACCGGCTCGAACCCAGCCTGGTGCCCAGCTGCATCGTGATGAACCCGCCATTCTCGGCGGCACTTGGAGTCGACACCCGCGTCGCCGATGCCGCGTTCCGGCACATTGCATCGGCTCTGACCCGACTTGCCGAGGGCGGACGGCTCGTCGCGATCACGGGGAGCAACTGTGCGCCCGATCATGCCGCCTGGCGCGACAGCTTCGTTCGGTTGCAGGAGAAGGCCCGGGTCGTGTTCACCGCGCCGATCGCCGGCAGTATCTACGCGAGCCACGGCACGACCTTCGAGACCCGGCTGACGGTGATCGACAAAGTTCCAGCGGACGATCCTGCTGTATTCCCGCCTGCGCGCTCCTTGGCGCCTGACCTGCAGAGCCTGCTGGAAATGCTCGCCCACGATCTGCCGCCTCGCGCGCCGGTAAAGGCCGCGCCGCCAGCGCCATCAGTGGCAAGACCGGTTGGCAGCACACAACACATGTCCCCGGTCAGAACCAAACTCGCCGCAGTTCAAATGGTCGAACCCACCGGCGTCGCGCTCGACTATGAAATCGTCGATTGGGCTGCAACCAGCGACGGTCGTCTGACCGACACGCTCTACGAACCCTATGCGCTGCAATCGATCAGGATCGCAGGCGCGCAGCCCCATCCGACCCGCCTCGTTCAGTCCGCGGCCATGGCCTCGGTCGCGCCGCCCAACCCGAGCTACCGTCCGCATCTGCCCGAAGGCCTAGTGGAACAGGGCTTGCTCTCCGACGCCCAGCTCGAATCCGTGATCTACGCGGGCGAAGCCCATTCGGCGCATCTCGCCGGGAACTGGACCGTCGATCCCACCTGGGACAAGGTCGAAGCCGCACCGGACGATTGCGACACCGCTGTCCGCTTTCGTAAGGGCTGGTTCCTCGGCGACGGCACCGGTGCCGGCAAGGGGCGGCAGGTCGCGGGTGTACTGCTGGACAACTGGCTCAAAGGCCGCCGCCGTGCGGTGTGGATTTCGAAGTCCGACAAGCTGCTCGAAGACGCCCAGCGCGACTGGCGGGCCCTAGGTCAGGAGCCACTGCTGATCCAGCCGCTCGCCCGATTCCGCCAAGGCACGCCGATCCGGCTCGAGCAGGGCATCCTTTTTACGACCTATGCCACGCTACGCTCCGACGCGCGCGAGAACCGGGTTTCAAGGGTGCAGCAGATCGTCGATTGGCTGGGAACCGACTTCGACGGGGTCATTGTCTTCGACGAAAGCCATGCCATGCAAAATGCCGGTGGCGGCAAGTCTGACCGAGGCGATTTCGCACCCTCGCAGCAAGGACGCGCCGGGCTGCGCCTGCAGCACGCGCTGCCTGATGCGCGCGTGCTCTACGTTTCGGCAACCGGCGCGACCACGGTCGAGAACCTCGCCTATGCCCAGCGACTTGGCCTGTGGGGCGGCGCGGATTTTCCATTCGACAAGCGCACCGATTTCGTGGCCGCGATCGAAGCGGGCGGCGTTGCAGCGATGGAGGTGCTGGCCCGCGATCTGAAGGCACTTGGCCTCTATGCCGCCCGCTCGCTGTCCTACGAAGGCGTCGAATACGAGTTGATCGAGCACCAGCTGACCCCCGACCAGGTGCGGATCTACGACGCCTATGCCGGGGCCTTCCAGATCATTCACAACAACCTCGATGCGGCGCTCGAAGCCTCGGGTGTCACGAACAGCAGCGAAGGCACCCTCAACCGCCAAGCCAAGTCGGCGGCGCGCTCCGCCTTCGAATCGGCCAAACAGCGCTTCTTCAACCACCTCATCACTGCGATGAAGACGCCGACACTGATCGCCGCGATCGAGCAGGGCATTGCTGATGGTCACGCCGCCGTGGTGCAGATCGTTTCGACCGGGGAAGCTCTGCTCTCCCGCCGCCTCGCCGAGATCGATCCGGGCGAATGGAACGACATTTCCTGCGATGTCACTCCTCGAGAATACGTTCTGGACTATCTGTTGCACAGCTTCCCGACTCAACTCCACGAGACCTATTCCGACGGCGACGGCAATCTGGCCTCGCGTCCAGCCTATGATGGTGACGGCAATGCCATCCAATGCCGCGAAGCCATCGAGCGGCGCGACCGGTTGATCGAGAAACTGGCGTCGATGGAGCCAGTGCAAGGCGCGCTCGACCAGATCGTCCAGCGCTTCGGTACCGATATGGTCGCTGAGGTCACGGGCCGCTCGCGGCGCATCGTCCGCAAGGTCGATACGAACGGCGAACGATTCGTCGTCGAGAACCGGCCCGGCCATGCCAATCTTGCCGAAGCGCAGGCGTTTATGGAGGACAAGAAGCCGATCCTCGTCTTCTCCGACGCCGGCGGTACGGGGCGCAGCTACCATGCCGATCTCGGCGCCCGGAACCAGCGGCTGCGCCACCACTACCTGCTCGAAGCGGGCTGGAAGGCCGATACCGCGATCCAGGGGCTCGGGCGCACCAACCGCACCAACCAGGCGCAGCCCCCGCTGTTTCGGCCCGTAGCGACCAACGTCCAGGCCGAGAAGCGTTTCCTTTCGACCATCGCGCGGCGGCTCGACACGCTCGGCGCGATTACCCGCGGTCAGCGCCAGACTGGCGGACAGGGGCTGTTCCGCCCCGAGGACAATCTCGAAAGCCCGTATGCACATGCGGCGCTGCGGCAGTTCTACCGGCTGATCTACGCGGGCAAGGTCGAGCAATGCTCGCTGGCGACCTTCGAAACGATGACCGGCCTGTCGCTGACCGATGGCAGCGGCTGTCTCAAGGACGAACTGCCGCCGATCACGACCTTCCTCAACCGGCTTCTTGCGCTGACCATCGCCATGCAGAACGTGCTGTTCACGGTGTTCGAGCAGTTGCTCAGCGCCAAGGTCGAGAGTGCGATCACGTCGGGCAGCTACGACGTCGGTCTCGAAACGCTCACTGCCGACAGCTTCACGGTCACCGGCAGCGCGCCGATATACGTCCATCCTGCGACCGGTGCCGAGACCCGGCTGCTGACGATCGCCATGCGCGAGCGCAATCAGCCGCTGACGCTCGACAGGGTACTCGATCTGCGGCGCGAGCCGGGTGCACGGCTGCTGGTCAATTCCCGGTCGAAGCGCGCCGCCGTCCAGCTTCCAGCGCGAAGCGTCATGCTCGATGATGGCGAAGTTGAACGGCGGGTCCGCCTGATCCGACCGATGGAGCGGCTGAACTTCGCGCTCAGCCATTTGCCCGAGACAGCCTGGGAAGAGGTCGACGAGCGGACCTTCTCTTCGACCTGGCAGGCCGAGGTGGCGCAGGTCGAGGAGTTCACGACGAGCGAACTGCACATTGTCACCGGGTTACTGCTCCCCATCTGGAAGCGATTGCCCGAGGAATCGACCCGCGTGTACCGGCTCCAGACCGACGATGGAATAAGCATTGTCGGGCGCAGGGTATCGCCGGCATGGGCGTCAGGTGCGACGAGCAAGCGCGATGCCCCCGAACTGTCGGCGCCGCAGGCACTCGCACTGCTGCGCGAAGGCCAGACAGTGCTCGACCTCACCGATGGCCTGCAACTGCGCCGCTCGCGGCTGATGCAGGTGAACCGCATCGAACTCACCGGGTTTACATCGACGGCGGTGGACCGGCTCAAGGCGAAGGGGCTGTTCTCGGAGATCATCAGCTGGAAGCTGCGCCTGTTCGTGCCCGACGACACAGTGGCAGGATGCCAGGTGCTCGAACGTCTGTTCGACCGTCATCCGTTGACCCGCATCCTCGACAGGAAGGCCGCCTGA
- a CDS encoding DUF6878 family protein, translated as MTTDQPASPEPQFTPVRFDHEAWLIDDAKRRADFVKEMAALKTSLFDTLASHGIVSLTVTFDGCGDSGQIEDIAAFDEHGQVALKGLALPGPDSQPEGIPDAAAPERIEDAIESLAYDLLASEHCGWENNDGAYGEFTFDVATRKITLEHNERFTSSELYTHEW; from the coding sequence ATGACCACCGACCAACCGGCCAGTCCGGAACCCCAGTTCACGCCTGTTCGATTCGACCATGAAGCCTGGCTTATCGACGACGCCAAACGCCGCGCGGATTTCGTCAAGGAAATGGCCGCGCTCAAGACCAGCCTGTTCGACACCCTCGCATCGCACGGCATTGTCAGCTTGACCGTCACCTTCGACGGCTGCGGCGACAGCGGCCAGATCGAGGATATCGCTGCCTTCGATGAGCATGGGCAGGTCGCACTGAAGGGCCTCGCGCTGCCTGGACCGGACAGCCAGCCCGAGGGCATTCCCGACGCTGCAGCGCCTGAACGGATCGAGGATGCCATCGAATCCCTCGCCTATGACCTTCTCGCAAGCGAGCATTGCGGGTGGGAGAACAATGACGGCGCCTACGGCGAGTTCACCTTCGACGTCGCGACGCGGAAGATTACGCTCGAACACAACGAGCGCTTCACCTCGTCCGAACTTTACACGCACGAATGGTGA
- a CDS encoding DUF7146 domain-containing protein, giving the protein MGRLSTRAADLSARLAQNAQVVCRHYLPAGRREGRYWMVGDVTGTPGRSLYVRLFETERGAIGNWVDAATGEHGDLIDLIRLNQRHGRLAETIDEAERFLSLPPSADDEQRNRSPGPPARAGSPTAARKLFAASKPLKGTLAARYLQDRGITQLTDLPALRFHPRCFYRPNDDDVPGTLGAFPALIAAVTDLDGTQTGTHRTWLDPAGSNKANVASPRRAMGNILGNAIRFGQCEDMIVAGEGIETMLSLREALPILPLVAATSSSHLAAIQFPPTIRRLYVARDRDAAGDAAFAILAERAQAVGIELLPFMPVLGDFNDDLRQHGPSVLGESLIAQLHEADRARVLRR; this is encoded by the coding sequence ATGGGCAGGCTTTCAACGCGCGCGGCGGACTTGTCAGCACGGCTCGCCCAGAACGCGCAAGTCGTCTGCCGCCACTACCTCCCCGCCGGTCGGAGAGAAGGGCGCTATTGGATGGTCGGCGATGTGACCGGAACGCCGGGGCGCAGCCTCTATGTCCGCCTCTTCGAAACCGAACGCGGTGCAATCGGCAACTGGGTCGATGCCGCGACCGGCGAACATGGCGATCTCATTGACCTGATCCGACTCAATCAGCGCCATGGTCGGCTTGCCGAAACCATCGACGAGGCCGAGCGCTTCCTGTCGTTGCCGCCATCGGCTGACGATGAGCAGAGGAACCGTTCACCCGGCCCACCGGCACGCGCGGGGTCGCCCACTGCCGCGCGGAAACTGTTCGCTGCGTCGAAGCCACTCAAGGGCACACTAGCGGCGCGTTACCTGCAAGATCGCGGGATTACCCAGCTTACCGACCTACCAGCCCTGCGCTTCCATCCGCGTTGCTTCTATCGGCCCAATGACGACGATGTGCCGGGAACGCTCGGAGCGTTTCCTGCGCTGATCGCGGCGGTCACCGATCTCGATGGCACCCAGACCGGTACGCATCGAACCTGGCTGGACCCGGCAGGCTCTAATAAGGCCAATGTTGCGTCGCCACGCCGGGCAATGGGCAATATCCTCGGCAATGCCATCCGGTTCGGCCAGTGCGAGGACATGATTGTCGCAGGCGAAGGCATCGAAACGATGCTCTCCCTGCGCGAAGCCTTGCCCATACTGCCACTCGTCGCCGCCACGTCTTCGTCGCACTTGGCCGCGATCCAGTTCCCGCCGACAATACGCCGCCTCTACGTCGCGCGTGACCGCGACGCCGCAGGAGACGCGGCCTTTGCCATCCTAGCCGAGCGGGCACAGGCGGTCGGGATCGAACTGCTGCCGTTCATGCCTGTGCTCGGCGATTTCAACGACGACCTGCGCCAGCATGGACCATCGGTGCTTGGCGAGAGCCTGATCGCCCAATTGCACGAAGCCGACCGGGCCAGGGTTCTTCGTCGCTGA
- a CDS encoding GTP pyrophosphokinase → MPFSETIIAEAVDRYDRERDRYIKLAGRVADLCRAIVDDNAVRAQVTFRTKTVKSFEGKLRRFAKRPDKNYASVDEVFAEVGDFAGVRVATYRPEDEQRVAEAIAALFCGPGAISVDIDRKDKLNPASGQFYRATHCQVHLPPTELIGNYENLRGASCEIQVCSMMAHVWNEIEHDIGYKPEGEGPSEAERGLLETLGHLARAGDAAITRLLAANTARMTAQTGDFTDVHDFVARLRPRLPDADLSVNAGPAFDAAQVLGLTSLEQLEAATQGHAIDHAWGADRIGQFNAHVEENGRSELGLNSGSADLVLVALLDRYAEQIVKRLSEAGVQSRPGRLMVLARAYQEFLAGAASPGQFAG, encoded by the coding sequence GTGCCATTTTCGGAAACAATCATTGCTGAAGCTGTCGACCGCTATGACCGGGAACGGGACCGTTACATCAAGCTTGCCGGCAGGGTAGCGGACCTTTGCCGCGCGATTGTCGATGACAACGCGGTTCGAGCACAGGTCACGTTCCGCACCAAGACAGTGAAAAGCTTTGAGGGCAAGCTACGCCGCTTTGCAAAACGTCCGGACAAAAACTACGCTTCGGTCGATGAAGTCTTCGCGGAAGTCGGAGACTTTGCGGGCGTTCGGGTAGCCACCTATCGGCCTGAGGACGAGCAACGCGTCGCCGAAGCCATCGCAGCGCTGTTCTGCGGGCCCGGCGCCATTTCAGTAGATATTGATCGCAAGGACAAGCTCAATCCAGCGTCCGGCCAGTTCTATCGCGCGACCCATTGTCAGGTGCACCTCCCGCCCACCGAGCTCATCGGCAATTACGAGAATTTGCGAGGGGCGAGTTGCGAAATCCAAGTCTGCTCGATGATGGCGCATGTCTGGAACGAGATCGAGCACGACATCGGCTACAAACCGGAAGGCGAAGGCCCCAGCGAAGCCGAACGCGGCTTGTTGGAGACGCTGGGACATTTGGCCCGCGCTGGAGATGCCGCAATCACCCGCCTGCTTGCCGCCAACACGGCGCGAATGACCGCACAGACTGGCGATTTTACCGATGTGCACGATTTCGTGGCCCGGCTGAGGCCTCGCCTGCCCGATGCCGATCTGTCGGTCAACGCGGGCCCCGCATTCGATGCGGCACAGGTTCTGGGCCTGACCTCTCTCGAACAGCTTGAGGCGGCAACGCAAGGCCATGCCATCGATCATGCCTGGGGCGCGGACCGGATCGGCCAGTTCAATGCCCACGTTGAGGAGAACGGCCGCTCGGAACTCGGGCTCAACAGTGGTTCGGCCGATCTGGTGCTAGTAGCCCTGCTCGACCGCTATGCCGAGCAGATCGTGAAGCGACTTTCCGAAGCCGGGGTTCAGTCCCGCCCCGGGCGCCTTATGGTCCTGGCCCGGGCCTACCAAGAGTTCCTTGCCGGCGCCGCTAGCCCGGGACAATTTGCGGGATGA
- a CDS encoding DGQHR domain-containing protein, with protein sequence MTFPLTVKALRVEQPLGVYFVAVIPARVLLQVAFSDALSATWSETEHTYKLDGTQRLRDPKRLKPVASYIDREDAAFPNSIILAANYRRDTGLLEEEGAPDDEHGGGDGANLWFITEQPDGCHELTIPSSAKLASVIDGQHRLFSFAEALSKRLDMDLICSVFLDLPKPYQAQLFATINSNQKPVDKSLTYEMFGYNIEEEDEKFWSPDKLAVYFTRRLAVDKDSPLNGRIHIAPVRGDDELDDQLRNEPWKVSTAVIVEAVMRLYTSNPKADTAALLKDRRKPRAEIAEMRADRSPLRAYYLAGKDAVIYTMVRNYLIACDQVFWSKATGNTFITKTVGVQALLDILRRLARPTIDSGDISVDHFTGQLEAAAMIDFTQDVFQNASGAGRSTIRRAIEDALGLPPIGRPRSA encoded by the coding sequence ATGACATTTCCACTCACCGTCAAGGCTCTGAGGGTCGAACAGCCGCTGGGCGTCTATTTTGTTGCCGTGATCCCCGCCCGCGTGCTCCTGCAGGTAGCCTTCAGCGATGCACTCAGCGCAACCTGGTCCGAAACCGAGCACACCTACAAGCTGGACGGCACGCAGCGCCTCAGGGACCCCAAGCGCCTCAAACCCGTCGCGAGCTACATTGACCGGGAAGATGCGGCCTTTCCAAACTCGATCATCCTTGCGGCGAATTACCGCCGCGATACGGGCCTGCTCGAGGAGGAGGGGGCGCCTGATGATGAGCATGGGGGCGGCGATGGCGCGAACCTGTGGTTCATTACCGAACAGCCCGATGGCTGTCATGAATTAACGATTCCCTCATCAGCCAAGCTCGCCTCGGTCATCGACGGGCAACACCGCCTGTTCTCATTTGCCGAAGCCCTTTCCAAGCGCCTTGATATGGATCTGATCTGCTCGGTCTTCCTCGATCTGCCCAAGCCCTACCAAGCCCAGCTTTTTGCCACGATCAATTCCAATCAGAAGCCGGTCGACAAGAGCCTGACCTACGAGATGTTCGGCTACAACATCGAGGAAGAAGACGAAAAGTTCTGGTCGCCTGACAAGCTGGCGGTTTATTTCACGCGGCGTCTCGCGGTGGACAAGGACTCGCCACTCAACGGGCGGATCCACATTGCCCCGGTGCGCGGCGACGATGAGCTTGACGACCAGCTTCGAAACGAACCCTGGAAGGTCTCGACTGCGGTGATCGTCGAGGCTGTCATGCGGCTCTATACATCCAATCCTAAGGCGGACACGGCGGCGCTGTTGAAGGACAGGCGCAAGCCCCGCGCTGAAATTGCAGAGATGCGCGCCGACCGCTCGCCGCTGCGCGCCTACTATCTGGCTGGCAAGGATGCCGTAATCTACACGATGGTCCGCAATTATCTTATTGCCTGCGACCAGGTGTTCTGGAGTAAGGCGACCGGCAACACCTTCATAACCAAGACGGTTGGCGTCCAGGCACTGCTCGACATCCTTCGTCGACTGGCCCGCCCCACGATCGATAGTGGCGATATTTCAGTTGACCATTTCACAGGCCAATTGGAGGCGGCAGCAATGATCGACTTCACGCAGGATGTTTTTCAGAATGCGTCGGGTGCCGGTCGTTCCACAATTCGTCGAGCCATTGAAGACGCTTTGGGACTACCGCCGATCGGTCGTCCGCGCTCCGCCTGA
- a CDS encoding DUF2493 domain-containing protein, giving the protein MDEPFEPEYEMSATAHLLDEIALYGYRPFSDEADPRPLPEERTAAGAVADMFDALIATMIDTRLEPDLEDLCWSLANLFHRAEGRIQRELDDNEDAQKRSQREQDGSEVKSVELERQIREGIGLIERRNTMEFMREAAADQFEAHFRKAWTPRTGSLVNHRTMTAAMIDSRDFLAAKRRSETEPLLPTGTRIAFTSGPAYQDHNRIWAVLDKVLAKYPDMVLFHGGNPTGGEHIASLWARNRKIVHIPFRPDWERFKKAAPFRRNDQMLEALPKAVVACPGNGINANLVDKARKLGISVWVIE; this is encoded by the coding sequence ATGGACGAGCCATTCGAACCCGAATACGAAATGTCCGCCACCGCCCATCTCCTCGATGAAATTGCCCTCTACGGCTACCGCCCCTTCTCGGACGAAGCCGATCCCAGGCCACTGCCCGAAGAACGCACCGCCGCTGGCGCTGTTGCCGACATGTTCGATGCGCTTATCGCCACCATGATCGACACGAGGCTCGAACCCGATCTTGAAGACCTGTGCTGGTCGCTCGCCAACCTCTTTCATCGCGCCGAAGGTCGCATCCAGCGCGAGCTCGACGACAACGAGGACGCCCAAAAACGCAGCCAGCGTGAGCAGGATGGCTCCGAGGTCAAATCGGTCGAACTCGAACGGCAGATCCGAGAAGGCATTGGCCTGATCGAACGGCGCAACACCATGGAGTTCATGCGCGAAGCCGCCGCCGACCAGTTCGAAGCCCATTTCCGCAAGGCCTGGACCCCGCGCACCGGTTCACTCGTCAATCATCGCACCATGACTGCCGCCATGATCGACAGCCGCGACTTCCTTGCCGCCAAGCGTCGTTCCGAAACCGAACCATTGCTGCCGACCGGCACGCGGATCGCATTCACCTCCGGCCCCGCCTACCAGGATCACAACCGCATCTGGGCCGTGCTCGACAAGGTTCTCGCCAAATATCCCGACATGGTTCTGTTCCACGGCGGCAATCCGACCGGCGGGGAGCACATCGCATCGCTCTGGGCGCGGAATCGCAAGATCGTCCATATCCCGTTCCGGCCCGACTGGGAGCGGTTCAAGAAGGCGGCACCGTTCCGCCGCAACGATCAGATGCTCGAGGCGCTGCCCAAGGCCGTGGTCGCCTGTCCAGGCAATGGCATCAATGCCAACCTCGTCGACAAGGCCCGCAAGCTGGGGATTTCTGTTTGGGTAATCGAATGA
- a CDS encoding DUF6117 family protein, protein MAIPDYARTNFNTLLRAAKDGNLALMECTEVGSGETRYVLCAVGRDDGDYVMTPFGHLAPGNPYDAYIPPA, encoded by the coding sequence ATGGCGATTCCTGACTATGCCCGCACCAATTTCAACACTCTGCTCAGGGCTGCCAAGGACGGCAACCTCGCGCTGATGGAATGCACCGAGGTCGGCAGCGGCGAGACCCGCTATGTTCTGTGCGCCGTTGGGCGCGATGATGGTGATTACGTGATGACGCCGTTCGGTCATCTCGCCCCCGGCAACCCTTACGACGCCTATATCCCGCCCGCCTGA